The Alistipes finegoldii DSM 17242 DNA segment GAAACGACACTCAGCCCCTTATAAGCGCCGAGCATCTTGTCGATCTCGGAAAGAATCTCCATCCCCTCCTGCTTCTCGATCGCCCGGATGAAATCCTTGCTGACGGCAGCGAAGAACAGGTTCGACTCCGTATAGAAACTCAGCGCGCCTTCGGGCAGGACAGCGGCGGTCTCGGCACTCGGAAATACCGATACGGCCTCGGCGAACGTCGGCGAGAAGATCGTCGTCATGATGTCGGCCCCCTCCTCGACCACCACTTCATGGTACTTGGCTGCAAACAAGCCGTCGCTATGCAGATCGAGCTGAACCAGACCGCTCGACACGAATTGCGAACCGATGGCCGACACCAAATCCAAGATGGTATTGAACGGCATTATGAACGAACCGGCAGGCATATCCATGCTCGCAGAGAGATCGATACCGGGAATATTATCCGGATCCGTCCATGCAGCGGCTACTTCCAGATAAAACCTCGAAGGCTCACCGCCCCCCTCGTCGGGCACTTCTTTAAAATAGTGCGGCATATAGCTGCCCACCAATTCGGACGATACCTGCGGTTTCTTCACCTTTCCGTCGTCATCGTTACAAGCCGTAAAGGCGGCCAAAGCAGCGCACACGACAAACACGGACGCAATTTTGTGCAAGAGATTTTTCATAAGCGAGATTAGATAGTGTTAATTCAAATGTGCGGCAAAGTTATCTCCGGGGCCGATTATGAACAAATAAATTCATTCGGGGGGGGGATTTTTCAAACGGACAGCAAATTTTTCATCACGAACCGAATCGCCGGAACACAAAAAAGGCCGCGGCACTGATGCCGCGGCCGAAGCCGTTTCGCCGCCCGGACGGATTTCGAACGACTCCCCGAACGGTTTTCGAACGAACCTCCTGACAGCCCGCCGACCGAACGGTTTTCGAACCATCCGCTCGGACAGATTCCGGACTGTCGTCCGAACCTATTTCGGGCGCCTTCCCGAAGGAGTTTCAGACTGCCATTCGGAGGGGATTCCGCCCCACCGTCCGGACAAATCCCGGACCGCTTCCCGGAGGAATTTCAGGTCGTCATCCCGGACAGATTTCAGGTCGCCGGACGGATTCCGAACCGCCATCCGTACGAACCACAACTCGGACGCACCGCCGCCCCGGAAATCGCACCGAAAAGCGGGCGGCATTCCCGGCGGCGCAACGTGCGGCCGCAACCGCCTTATCCGAACAAGCGGTTCAGCAGCGCCGCCAACCTGTATCCGGCTTTCAGCACCTGCGCCTCGGCGAACTCGTACGAGAAAATGATGAAGTCGCGCGACTCCTCGTACGAAAGCGTCTGACCGGCCTTGGTCCAGTCGTAGATCACGCGGCACTCGCGGGCGCTGTCGGCCAGCCAGTCGCGGGGCGTGCCTTCGGCGATATCGCGTTTTTCCCGCTTCGAACAGCGGTCGAGCTGGTGCCCGTATTCCAGATAATGCCACTTGTTGCTCAGCGTAAGCGCCCACTCGTCCCAATAATTATGCAGGCCGTACTCCTTGCCGCTGAGCGTGAATTTGAAACTCTTGTACCACGGATATTTCACGTGCCCCGGACAGTGCATGTCGCCGACGAGATGTACGATAAAGCGGATCAAGACCGTCACCGTCGAATCGTTTTGATTGCGGTAATCCTCCACTTTCGCAATGCAGTCGTCCAGAAAAGTCATCGCGTCGCCTTCGGGATCGGGCACGTAGTTTCCCCCGGCATCGACCTTGTTGGTGTGCCACGTGTTGGTGTGCCTGTAGGCCGGCGTGTGGCGGACCTGATCCATCCACGAGGCATAATACGGCCGCCGAGATACTTTTCGATGTTTTTCTTGGCTTTGGGCGTCAGGTTGCATTCGGCGATGTAGGCGATCGCATCGTGGCCGATTTTCCCCCAGCCGAACGCCGTCGCGCACCAACAGCTGAGCACGGCCGTCAGCAGACATACGGATAGTTTTTTCATTTCGAATTAGTTTTAAGGTGATTTCGAAACAAATATAAAGAATAGATATTAAATAAGCAATAAAAAGCAATTACAATCATTTCTTTTTATGCTTTATCCTATCCATGCAAGCGATACGACGCCGGACGCGATACGGCCCGCCAACAAAAAAAAAGCCGCGGCACAATGCCGCGGCCTTTCACATAGCTGTCATACAGATCAGTACTCCATCTTGGCAAGACGCTGGTAGCTGTTGTAACGCCACTTGGCGTTCTCCTCAGCGGCAGCGAACAGCTCCTCGGCCTCGGCCGGGAACGACTTCTTGAGCGAAGTGTAACGCACCTCCTTCATCAGGAAGTCGCGGAACTTCGACCAGTCGGGTTCCTTCGAGTCCATCACGAAAGGATTCTTGCCCTGCTCTTCGAGCTGCGGATTATAGTGCCACAGGTGCCAGTAGCCGCAGGCTACGGCCTCCTTGCCCACGGTCTGCGTGCGCGTCATGCCGCCCTTGATGCCGTGGTTGATACACGGCGCGTAAGCGATCACGAGCGACGGTCCGGGATAAGCCTCGGCCTCCTTCAGCACGTTGAAGAGCTGCATCTGCGACGCGCCGATCGAAACCTGCGCCACGTATACGTAACCGTAGGTCATGGCAATAGCGCCGAGATCCTTCTTGCGGATACGCTTACCGGCCGACGCGAACTTGGCGACGGCGCCCACGGGCGTCGATTTCGACGACTGACCGCCGGTATTCGAGTAAACCTCGGTATCCACGACCAGAATATTCACATCCAGACCCGAAGCCAGCACGTGGTCCACGCCGCCGAAGCCGATGTCGTAACCCCAGCCGTCGCCGCCGATGATCCACTGCGACTTCTTCACCAGCCAGTCCTTCATTTCGAGAATGCCCTTGCAGTAGTCGCAACCGCAGGCCTCCATCATCGGGATCAGGCGGGCCGAAACCTCGGCCGACTTGGCCGACGAACCGCGCGCGGCGATCCACTCCTGCATGACGCCCTTCAGCTCGTCCGAGCACTTCGTGCAGCCTGCGATCGCCTGCTCCATCGACTCCTGAATACGGTCGCGGAGTTTCTCGACGCCCACGTGCATACCCAGACCGAACTCGGCGTTGTCCTCGAAGAGGGAGTTGGCCCATGCGGGACCCTGTCCCTTGTCATTGGTGCAGTACGGCGTCGAAGGAGCCGAACCCGAATAAATCGAGGTACAGCCCGTGGCGTTGGCCACCATCATCTTCTCGCCGAACAGCTGCGAAATAGCCTTGATATAGGGAGTCTCGCCGCAGCCTGCGCAGGCGCCTGAGAACTCGAAGAGCGGTTGCGCGAACTGCAGGTTCTTGACGCTCTTGGTCTTGTCCACGACCTGCTTGTAGCCGATGTTCTTTACGATATAATCCCAATTCCTCTGCTGGGGCAGCTGCGATTCGAGCGGTTTCATCACCAGCGCCTTCTCCTTGGCGGGGCAAACGTCCACGCAGTTGCTGCAGCCCGTACAGTCGAGCGGCGAAATCTGGATGCGGAACTTGTAGTCCTTCGTCTCGCCCAGACCCTGCTTCCACTCTACGCCCGAAGCGGCAGCTTCGGCCTCCGTTGCGAGGAACGGACGGATCACGGCGTGCGGGCAGACATAGGCGCACTGGTTGCACTGGATACAGTTCTCGATCTTCCATTCGGGCACGTTCACGGCGATGCCGCGCTTCTCGTAGGCGGCCGTACCGTTCTCCCACGTACCGTCCTCACGGCCCGTAAAGGCCGATACGGGCAGGTCGTCGCCCTTCAGGCCGTTGATCGGCTCGACGATCTTGCGCACGAATTCGGGACACGAAGCATCCGAAACATGCACGAAGCCCTTGTCCTCGATCGAAGCCCACTCGGCAGGAATCTCGACCTTAACGACGGCATCGCCGCCGGCGTCCACGGCCGCATAGTTCATGTTGACGATATCCTCGCCCTTCTTGCCGTAGGACTTCTGGATCGCCTTCTTCATCTGCTCGACGGCCTTGTCGAACGGAATGACGTTGGCGATCTTGAAGAACGCCGACTGCATGATCGTGTTGGTGCGCGAACCCAGCCCCAGCTCGGCGGCGATCTTCGTGGCGTTGATGATATAGAAGTTGATCTTGTTCTTGGCGAGGTAAGCCTTCATGTGCGCGGG contains these protein-coding regions:
- a CDS encoding S1/P1 nuclease, translating into MDQVRHTPAYRHTNTWHTNKVDAGGNYVPDPEGDAMTFLDDCIAKVEDYRNQNDSTVTVLIRFIVHLVGDMHCPGHVKYPWYKSFKFTLSGKEYGLHNYWDEWALTLSNKWHYLEYGHQLDRCSKREKRDIAEGTPRDWLADSARECRVIYDWTKAGQTLSYEESRDFIIFSYEFAEAQVLKAGYRLAALLNRLFG
- the nifJ gene encoding pyruvate:ferredoxin (flavodoxin) oxidoreductase, whose translation is MAEKKFITCDGNYAAAHVAYMFSEVAAIYPITPSSTMAELVDEWAAQGRKNIFGETVKVVEMQSEAGAAGAVHGSLQSGALTSTFTASQGLLLMIPNMYKISGELLPGVFHVSARALAAQSLSIFGDHQDVMATRQTGFAMIATSSVQEVMDLAGVAHIVALKSRVPFLHFFDGFRTSHEIQKIELIDEAALTAMLDRDALKAFRQRALNPEHPVTRGTAQNPDIYFQTREAANTFYDAVPDMVADAMREISKITGREYKPFVYYGAADAENIVIAMGSVTETLKETVDYLNAKGGKVGVVTVHLYRPFSVKYMMEVLPESVKRICVLDRTKEPGANGDPLYLDVVEAFATCPCKNKPLIIGGRYGLSSKDTTPAQMLAVFTNLAANEPKNQFTVGIVDDVTFRSLPVGEEISLAKPGTFEALFFGLGADGTVGANKNSIKIIGGTTNKYCQAYFSYDSKKSGGYTSSHLRFGDLPITSPYLVTTPDFVACHVPSYVDKYDVLKGLKAGGSFLLNSVHDAATTCETLPAHMKAYLAKNKINFYIINATKIAAELGLGSRTNTIMQSAFFKIANVIPFDKAVEQMKKAIQKSYGKKGEDIVNMNYAAVDAGGDAVVKVEIPAEWASIEDKGFVHVSDASCPEFVRKIVEPINGLKGDDLPVSAFTGREDGTWENGTAAYEKRGIAVNVPEWKIENCIQCNQCAYVCPHAVIRPFLATEAEAAASGVEWKQGLGETKDYKFRIQISPLDCTGCSNCVDVCPAKEKALVMKPLESQLPQQRNWDYIVKNIGYKQVVDKTKSVKNLQFAQPLFEFSGACAGCGETPYIKAISQLFGEKMMVANATGCTSIYSGSAPSTPYCTNDKGQGPAWANSLFEDNAEFGLGMHVGVEKLRDRIQESMEQAIAGCTKCSDELKGVMQEWIAARGSSAKSAEVSARLIPMMEACGCDYCKGILEMKDWLVKKSQWIIGGDGWGYDIGFGGVDHVLASGLDVNILVVDTEVYSNTGGQSSKSTPVGAVAKFASAGKRIRKKDLGAIAMTYGYVYVAQVSIGASQMQLFNVLKEAEAYPGPSLVIAYAPCINHGIKGGMTRTQTVGKEAVACGYWHLWHYNPQLEEQGKNPFVMDSKEPDWSKFRDFLMKEVRYTSLKKSFPAEAEELFAAAEENAKWRYNSYQRLAKMEY